Proteins encoded by one window of Arachis hypogaea cultivar Tifrunner chromosome 1, arahy.Tifrunner.gnm2.J5K5, whole genome shotgun sequence:
- the LOC112791988 gene encoding transcription factor DIVARICATA codes for MKWEVEVLSPSSPYVHHNNTTHWFLGDNNIINNNNNRSSTKWTHEENKLFENALALHDKDTPDRWHRVAEMIPGKTVLDVMKQYHELLADVSDIENGLVPIPGYSTSTTTTTSPFTLDWVNNSCSGYDGFKGIGAAAKRSSKTPEQERKKGVPWTEEEHKLFLLGLKKYGKGDWRNISRNFVITRTPTQVASHAQKYFIRQLSGGKDKRRASIHDITTVNLTDNNRTLANPSSEDSSKRSTSPQHHHSMVFSNSNPIGKFQWNNNINNDNDDTKSNSGGGVSTMRFNNDDEAFMSHHYGVNSSYGFKMQGQNMHKSALNESSYLALQTQNIAFQM; via the exons ATGAAGTGGGAAGTAGAAGTACTCTCTCCTTCTTCACCTTATGTTCATCATAACAACACAACTCATTGGTTTCTTGGAGATAAcaacatcatcaacaacaacaataataggaGCAGCacaaaatggacccatgaagagAACAAATTGTTTGAGAATGCTCTTGCTTTGCATGATAAGGATACACCAGATAGGTGGCACAGGGTAGCTGAGATGATTCCAGGGAAAACTGTTCTTGATGTGATGAAGCAGTACCATGAATTGTTAGCAGATGTTAGTGATATTGAAAATGGGTTGGTACCAATTCCAGGTTACAGTACCAGCACAACAACAACTACTTCACCTTTTACATTGGATTGGGTCAACAATAGTTGTTCTGGGTATGATGGGTTTAAAGGAATTGGTGCTGCTGCAAAGAGATCTTCAAAAACACCAGAACAAGAGAGGAAGAAAGGTGTGCCTTGGACTGAAGAAGAGCATAA ATTGTTCCTACTTGGTCTAAAGAAGTATGGCAAAGGAGATTGGAGGAACATTTCGCGCAACTTCGTGATCACTCGGACGCCAACTCAGGTGGCGAGCCATGCTCAGAAGTACTTCATCCGACAACTCTCCGGCGGCAAAGACAAGAGGAGGGCAAGCATCCATGACATAACAACAGTTAATCTCACAGACAACAACAGAACACTTGCTAATCCTTCCTCAGAAGATAGCAGCAAGAGATCCACTTCACCACAACACCATCATTCCATGGTGTTCTCAAATTCAAATCCTATAGGGAAATTCCAATggaacaataatattaataatgataatgatgatacTAAGTCAAATTCAGGAGGAGGAGTATCCACTATGAGATTCAACAATGATGATGAAGCTTTTATGTCTCATCATTATGGTGTTAATTCCTCCTATGGTTTTAAGATGCAGGGTCAGAATATGCATAAAAGTGCTCTTAATGAGTCTTCTTACTTAGCACTTCAGACACAAAACATTGCTTTCCAAATGTAG